A single genomic interval of Anopheles marshallii chromosome 2, idAnoMarsDA_429_01, whole genome shotgun sequence harbors:
- the LOC128708083 gene encoding protein HGH1 homolog, producing MEALEEIVPFLSKSARLDLRVVSLSHVLGLTGSVEGIKLLVKNETLLDNVLDLTTDESVAKDAVLCFVNITAEETGAAVVVDKLCERLVPIAYEAVLDESCKLSDAWCMVLCNITRPEHLVERVLNRLLAIEFALEKLTTCFTRINYNKQKCHLNYLGPLFSNVSQSKAGREVFCNQVTGLLRRLLPFVHHEGSIVRRGGAVGLLKNVCFDSSVHEWLLSEEMNVLPFILLPLAGPEELDDETNDKLPVDLQYLGPDKKREEDPDVRKMLVESLAQLCATRKGRLYLREHGTYEILRELHKFECSPEGDKVVLNAVENVVDILIRTEEEIGEDNLKQLEIPDDVKAKIESMSEEAEK from the exons atggAAGCACTAGAAGAAATAGTTCCCTTTTTATCCAAAAGTGCGCGTCTCGATCTAAGGGTTGTATCGCTCTCACACGTGCTAG GTCTTACTGGCTCAGTGGAAGGTATAAAACTGCTagttaaaaatgaaacactgcTGGATAATGTGCTTGACTTAACAACGGACGAATCCGTAGCGAAGGatgctgttttgtgtttcgttaaCATCACTGCAGAAGAGACCGGTGCTGCTGTGGTAGTTGATAAG CTCTGCGAACGATTGGTTCCAATAGCTTACGAAGCGGTACTGGATGAAAGCTGCAAACTAAGCGATGCCTGGTGCATGGTGCTGTGCAATATCACCCGTCCCGAGCATCTCGTCGAGCGGGTGTTGAACCGTTTGCTAGCGATAGAGTTTGCCTTGGAAAAGCTAACCACGTGCTTTACGCGCATTAACTACAACAAGCAAAAGTGCCATCTTAATTACCTCGGTCCACTGTTTAGCAACGTGTCGCAGAGTAAGGCGGGTCGAGAAGTGTTCTGTAATCAGGTGACGGGACTGTTGAGACGGTTGCTGCCCTTCGTACACCACGAGGGCAGCATTGTGCGTCGGGGTGGTGCTGtcggtttgcttaaaaatgtcTGCTTCGATTCGTCCGTGCACGAATGGCTGTTGAGCGAGGAAATGAACGTGCTGCCGTTCATCCTGTTGCCACTCGCCGGACCGGAGGAGCTGGACGATGAGACGAACGATAAGCTGCCAGTAGATTTGCAATACCTTGGGCCGGATAAGAAGCGCGAGGAAGACCCAGATGTGCGCAAGATGCTGGTAGAATCATTAGCGCAGCTGTGTGCTACGCGTAAGGGTAGGTTGTATTTGCGGGAACACGGTACGTACGAGATTTTGCGCGAGTTGCACAAATTTGAATGCAGCCCGGAGGGAGACAAGGTTGTACTGAACGCGGTAGAGAACGTGGTGGACATATTGATAAG aacggaagaagaaatcggGGAGGATAATCTGAAGCAGCTGGAAATTCCGGACGATGTGAAAGCTAAAATTGAAAGCATGAGTGAAGAAGCTGAAAAATAG
- the LOC128709978 gene encoding cytochrome P450 4C1-like, with product MFHTIVQCVLFFVIVYCYRLWQNRRTRVLLGRVPGPSNLPLIGSMYVIPGRDTSRYLKTLIDLAGTFGSPCCIWLGPVPVVIVSTADHARIILTSPATLEKASFYRFTPLQGIFSLPAHKWRAHRKMIQPSFNQSILRNFIPLFEQKAEAMVCGLSEMVENGELFDIYRFTARCTLDMIFATTLGTDMHIQETAACTYLDVLEELFEIVTIRAVNIFLHPQWLYRWTSVYRKEVKALEEFCRPSKTILYEKRTPRTVTTSGNQFGLVDQLQSSTLDNEAVEHELNTIIFAGNETSAMTVANTILLLATHPNVQEKLYQELRVQCGPEVENIGYETLNRLTYMEMVLKESLRLLPIAAVIGRRTSEELDLGGYRLPAGIDIIIDIFDIHRNPAYWGHDADRFRPERFEALQYDRFALLPFSAGSRNCIGLRYAWLSMKTMLLKVLTRYRIETDLKLEDLSTKIALTMKITNGHMVRLKRRQ from the exons ATGTTTCACACAATCGTGCAGTGCGTTCTGTTTTTCGTTATCGTTTACTGCTACCGGTTATGGCAGAACCGTCGAACGCGGGTGTTGCTGGGTCGTGTGCCTGGCCCATCGAATTTACCTCTCATCGGTTCGATGTATGTCATCCCCGGTCGGGATACATCTCGATATCTTAAAACATTGATCGATTTGGCCGGCACGTTTGGATCCCCGTGCTGCATCTGGCTCGGACCTGTACCGGTAGTGATCGTTAGTACGGCTGACCATGCTCGAATAATACTGACCTCACCAGCAACCTTGGAGAAAGCGAGCTTCTATCGCTTTACACCGCTACAGGGCATCTTTTCACTTCCGGCACATAAATGGCGCGCCCATCGGAAAATGATTCAACCGAGCTTTAATCAGTCCATTTTGCGCAACTTTATACCACTGTTTGAGCAAAAGGCTGAGGCGATGGTGTGTGGGCTATCCGAAATGGTGGAGAATGGTGAACTGTTTGATATCTATCGCTTTACCGCCCGTTGCACGTTGGATATGATTTTTG cCACCACACTGGGAACTGATATGCACATTCAGGAAACTGCTGCTTGTACCTATTTGGATGTACTGGAGGA gTTATTCGAAATCGTAACCATTCGTGCGGTCAACATTTTCCTTCATCCTCAGTGGCTTTACCGATGGACCTCCGTGTATCGCAAAGAGGTGAAAGCATTGGAAGAATTTTGCCGTCCATCGAAAACAATTCTGTACGAGAAACGAACGCCTCGAACAGTGACCACAAGTGGCAACCAGTTCGGTCTAGTTGATCAGCTGCAAAGCTCAACACTCGATAACGAAGCCGTAGAGCACGAGCTTAACACCATTATCTTCGCCGGCAATGAGACAAGTGCCATGACCGTGGCCAACACCATCCTGCTGTTGGCAACGCACCCGAATGTTCAGGAAAAACTTTACCAGGAGCTGCGAGTTCAGTGTGGACCCGAGGTGGAAAACATTGGCTACGAAACTTTGAACCGCCTCACCTACATGGAGATGGTACTGAAGGAGTCGTTGCGATTGCTACCAATTGCAGCCGTAATTGGACGAAGAACGTCGGAGGAACTCGATCTGGGTGGTTATCGCCTACCAGCCGGTATCGACATCATAATCGACATATTCGATATTCATCGCAATCCTGCTTACTGGGGCCATGATGCCGATCGCTTTCGACCGGAACGGTTCGAAGCGCTCCAGTATGATCGGTTTGCACTGCTGCCTTTCAGTGCCGGGTCGAGGAATTGTATCGGTTTGCGGTATGCTTGGCTGTCGATGAAGACTATGCTGCTGAAGGTACTCACACGCTACCGCATTGAAACAGATCTCAAGTTGGAAGATTTGTCCACCAAAATTGCTCTTACGATGAAGATTACCAACGGACATATGGTGCGCCTGAAACGGAGACAATAA